From a region of the Agromyces ramosus genome:
- the rplW gene encoding 50S ribosomal protein L23, whose protein sequence is MSTAAQNKDPRDIIIAPVVSEKSYGLIDEGKYTFIVDPRSNKTEIKLAIEKIFNVEVASINTLNRQGKTRRTRFGLGKRKDTKRAIVTLKSGSIDIFTAVG, encoded by the coding sequence ATGAGCACCGCCGCCCAGAACAAGGACCCGCGCGACATCATCATCGCGCCCGTCGTCTCGGAGAAGAGCTACGGCCTGATCGACGAGGGCAAGTACACGTTCATCGTGGACCCCCGTTCGAACAAGACCGAGATCAAGCTCGCCATCGAGAAGATCTTCAACGTCGAGGTGGCGTCGATCAACACGCTGAACCGTCAGGGCAAGACCCGCCGCACGCGGTTCGGTCTCGGCAAGCGCAAGGACACCAAGCGCGCGATCGTCACGCTCAAGTCCGGCTCGATCGACATCTTCACGGCTGTCGGCTAG